Proteins from one Pseudoalteromonas undina genomic window:
- the fdx gene encoding ISC system 2Fe-2S type ferredoxin, translating into MPQIVFLPHPELCPDGAAIEAPAGETVLDIALKNGISIPHACEKSCACTTCHLVIREGFDSLDESDDLEDDMLDKAWGLEPESRLGCQAIIRDEDLVVEIPKYNLNIVNEEH; encoded by the coding sequence ATGCCACAAATTGTTTTTCTTCCCCATCCGGAGTTGTGTCCTGACGGTGCTGCAATAGAAGCGCCCGCTGGCGAAACGGTACTTGATATCGCGCTTAAAAATGGCATTAGCATTCCTCATGCCTGTGAAAAATCATGTGCATGTACAACCTGTCACTTAGTGATCCGTGAAGGTTTTGACTCATTAGATGAAAGTGACGACCTAGAAGACGACATGCTAGATAAAGCCTGGGGTTTAGAACCTGAGTCACGTTTAGGTTGCCAAGCAATTATTAGAGATGAAGACTTAGTGGTTGAAATACCTAAGTACAATCTCAATATCGTTAATGAAGAACACTAG
- a CDS encoding NAD-dependent succinate-semialdehyde dehydrogenase has protein sequence MSDLIFSDSFINGEFYKTSTRFSVDDPATEQSIVEVSDIDEQGVNIAINAAKGAFVKLKATNATERSETLMRWYELVIKHKQTLATLMTKEQGKPLKESLGEIDYGAGFIKWFAEQAKRSYGDVIPATDNQHRLTSYKQPIGVVAGITPWNFPVAMVTRKVAPAYAAGCSFILKPSEHTPLCAIALAYLADQAGFVKGAFNVLVSQNAKDVGKMLTDSEVVRKFTFTGSTGVGKQLLSQCAQTIKKTSMELGGNAPFIIFDNADIDDAIDGLMAAKFRNSGQACVAANRIFIQRSILNEVLEKITPKVAALNVANGFDENADIGPLIYPKAKEKVQQLIKDALDKGATLIGDNSNLGGSFQNPLIVTNVTTQMDIYHEEVFGPVLTVIPFDEESEVLALANDVPYGLAAYFYSQNIKQIYRISEGLEFGMIGVNEGVISNPVAPFGGVKQSGLGREGGHQGLDEYLEEKYVCIRV, from the coding sequence TTGAGTGATCTTATTTTTTCAGACTCGTTTATAAACGGTGAATTTTATAAAACCAGCACACGCTTTAGCGTTGATGATCCCGCCACCGAACAAAGTATTGTTGAAGTAAGCGATATTGACGAGCAAGGTGTAAATATAGCTATTAATGCGGCAAAAGGCGCGTTTGTAAAATTAAAAGCAACCAATGCAACCGAGCGAAGTGAAACTCTGATGCGCTGGTATGAGTTGGTGATTAAACATAAACAAACGCTAGCTACACTTATGACCAAAGAGCAGGGTAAGCCGCTTAAAGAATCTCTCGGTGAAATAGATTATGGCGCCGGCTTTATTAAGTGGTTTGCTGAGCAAGCTAAGCGTAGCTATGGGGATGTGATCCCTGCAACCGACAATCAGCATCGCTTAACCAGTTATAAACAACCTATTGGCGTGGTTGCCGGTATAACACCATGGAACTTTCCTGTGGCTATGGTAACTCGAAAAGTAGCCCCTGCTTATGCTGCTGGCTGTAGTTTCATTTTAAAACCTTCTGAACATACACCACTATGTGCTATTGCTTTAGCGTATTTAGCTGATCAGGCTGGCTTTGTGAAAGGCGCATTTAATGTGTTGGTATCACAAAACGCTAAAGACGTTGGTAAAATGTTGACTGACTCAGAGGTGGTACGTAAGTTTACCTTTACTGGCTCTACAGGTGTAGGTAAGCAGTTACTATCACAGTGTGCACAGACAATTAAAAAAACATCAATGGAATTAGGTGGCAATGCGCCGTTCATTATTTTTGATAATGCCGATATTGATGACGCTATTGATGGCCTAATGGCAGCTAAATTTAGAAACAGTGGCCAAGCGTGTGTAGCGGCAAACCGTATATTCATCCAGCGCAGTATATTAAATGAAGTGCTTGAAAAAATTACACCCAAAGTCGCTGCGCTCAACGTTGCAAACGGTTTTGATGAAAATGCCGACATAGGCCCGCTTATTTATCCCAAAGCAAAAGAGAAAGTGCAACAACTGATTAAAGATGCTCTCGATAAAGGCGCTACGCTAATTGGAGATAACAGTAATTTAGGTGGCAGCTTTCAAAACCCATTAATAGTTACTAATGTCACTACACAAATGGATATTTATCACGAAGAAGTGTTTGGCCCTGTATTAACGGTGATCCCATTTGATGAAGAAAGCGAAGTCCTTGCACTTGCTAATGATGTCCCTTATGGATTAGCTGCGTATTTTTATAGCCAAAACATTAAACAAATCTATCGTATAAGCGAAGGGTTAGAGTTTGGCATGATAGGTGTAAATGAGGGGGTTATATCAAACCCTGTAGCACCGTTCGGTGGGGTAAAACAATCAGGTCTTGGAAGAGAGGGGGGTCACCAAGGTTTAGATGAATACCTAGAAGAAAAATACGTATGTATTAGAGTTTAA
- a CDS encoding DUF481 domain-containing protein — MKLKLLSILVAASATTSAFASEEEQKTWEVTSEVGAIITSGNTETTTLKGGIKVLHNLESWNNEYKLDGIYKEDEVENDDGTKEKQRTNEKYSISAQGNYKLNEKHAHLFIYGSHVSDYFGAYRSESVISAGYGLRLLNETNMKLNAEIGPGYKYFKYPDISEEVDENGNSLAGEYEGEVIALGKVDFSWKISDNARFTQLVSVEYGDTNTKTRSETALLTKINGSLQMKVAYNITNNSDVADDKEATDTETSLTLVYSF, encoded by the coding sequence ATGAAACTTAAGCTTTTATCAATTTTAGTAGCAGCCTCAGCTACAACCAGTGCATTTGCATCAGAAGAAGAACAAAAAACCTGGGAAGTTACCAGCGAAGTGGGTGCTATCATTACCAGTGGTAATACAGAAACAACCACTTTAAAAGGCGGTATTAAAGTATTGCATAACTTAGAAAGTTGGAATAACGAGTATAAGTTAGACGGCATCTACAAAGAAGATGAAGTAGAGAACGACGACGGTACAAAAGAAAAGCAGCGTACTAACGAAAAGTACTCTATTTCAGCGCAGGGTAATTACAAATTAAACGAAAAGCACGCTCATTTATTTATTTATGGGTCGCACGTATCAGACTACTTTGGTGCATACCGAAGTGAATCAGTTATTTCAGCGGGTTATGGTTTACGTTTATTAAACGAGACAAACATGAAGTTAAACGCTGAAATTGGTCCGGGTTATAAGTATTTTAAATATCCAGATATTAGCGAAGAGGTTGATGAAAACGGCAACTCATTAGCGGGTGAATACGAAGGCGAAGTGATTGCCTTAGGTAAAGTAGACTTTAGCTGGAAAATTTCAGACAACGCGCGTTTTACTCAGTTAGTATCTGTGGAATACGGTGATACCAATACTAAAACTCGCTCAGAAACCGCTCTTCTGACTAAAATTAATGGCTCACTACAAATGAAAGTGGCCTACAATATAACCAACAACTCAGACGTGGCTGATGACAAAGAAGCAACTGATACAGAGACCTCATTAACACTTGTTTACAGCTTTTAA
- the hscA gene encoding Fe-S protein assembly chaperone HscA gives MALLQIAEPGQSAAPHEHKLAIGIDLGTTNSLVATVQSGEARTITDESGEAMLPSVVRYQAGGITVGNDAMQAATLDPVNTLISVKRFLGKTQTEIEQSYGQLPYQFCDDDGALAIETAAGKISPVKASSHILNALKVRAEQSFGNQDILGAVITVPAYFDDAQRQSTKDAAELAGINVLRLLNEPTAAAVAYGLDSGQEGIIAVYDLGGGTFDISILRLNKGVFEVLATGGDSSLGGDDFDSLLVDYLKQETGVTGLSPSVLRLFINKAKACKEALSQYEKVNVGLEFDDEKYMVEVTREKFNELAMPLVKKTLRSCRRAVKDAGIENQEVLQVVMVGGSTRMPLVRTQVGEFFDKQPLTSIDPDRVVALGAALQADVLIGNKPDSDMLLLDVLPLSLGLETMGGLVEKIIPRNTTIPVARAQEFTTFKDGQTAMSLHVLQGERELVDDCRSLAKFSLKGIPPMAAGAAHIRVTFKVDADGLLSVSAMEKSTGVQAEIQVKPSFGLSDDQVANMLKESMSNAKGDMQARMLKEQQVEALRVIEAMEASLAADGDLLEPEQLAALKVEINELAKVRESAQEPSEIKAAIEKMDNASSDFAARRMDASIKKALTGQSVDNI, from the coding sequence ATGGCATTATTGCAAATTGCTGAGCCGGGGCAGAGCGCGGCACCACATGAACATAAATTAGCAATTGGAATTGACTTAGGCACTACAAATTCATTAGTGGCAACCGTACAAAGCGGCGAAGCACGCACTATTACTGATGAGTCAGGCGAAGCGATGTTACCCTCAGTGGTTCGTTATCAAGCTGGCGGCATTACCGTGGGTAATGATGCAATGCAAGCGGCTACACTCGATCCGGTTAATACGCTTATTTCAGTGAAGCGTTTTTTAGGTAAAACGCAAACCGAAATAGAACAAAGCTATGGTCAACTGCCTTATCAGTTTTGCGATGATGATGGTGCATTGGCTATCGAAACGGCTGCGGGAAAAATCAGCCCAGTTAAAGCCTCAAGTCATATTTTAAATGCATTAAAAGTACGCGCTGAGCAAAGCTTTGGTAATCAAGATATTTTAGGGGCAGTGATTACTGTACCAGCCTATTTTGATGATGCACAGCGTCAAAGCACCAAAGATGCGGCTGAACTTGCCGGCATTAATGTACTGCGTTTATTAAACGAGCCTACTGCCGCTGCCGTTGCTTACGGTTTAGATTCAGGGCAAGAAGGTATTATCGCCGTTTATGATTTAGGAGGCGGTACCTTTGATATTTCTATTCTGCGTCTTAATAAAGGCGTGTTTGAAGTGCTGGCCACCGGTGGCGATTCTAGCCTAGGCGGTGACGACTTTGACTCATTATTAGTTGATTACCTAAAACAAGAAACCGGCGTGACAGGCTTATCTCCTTCGGTATTACGCTTATTCATTAATAAAGCCAAAGCCTGTAAAGAAGCACTAAGCCAATACGAAAAAGTGAATGTTGGCCTTGAGTTTGACGATGAAAAATACATGGTTGAAGTAACGCGAGAAAAATTTAATGAGCTCGCTATGCCACTGGTTAAAAAAACGCTTCGTTCATGTCGTCGTGCAGTGAAAGATGCCGGTATTGAAAACCAGGAAGTATTACAAGTTGTAATGGTTGGCGGTTCAACCCGCATGCCGTTGGTACGTACTCAAGTTGGCGAGTTTTTTGATAAACAACCACTCACTTCAATTGATCCTGATCGTGTTGTTGCACTGGGTGCAGCATTACAAGCTGACGTATTAATTGGTAACAAGCCAGATTCAGACATGTTATTGCTGGATGTGTTACCGTTGTCGCTAGGACTTGAGACCATGGGTGGCTTGGTTGAAAAAATCATTCCACGCAATACCACTATCCCAGTTGCACGTGCGCAAGAATTTACTACGTTTAAAGATGGTCAAACGGCTATGTCGTTGCATGTATTACAAGGTGAGCGTGAACTGGTTGACGATTGTCGATCGCTGGCAAAGTTCAGCTTAAAAGGCATTCCACCTATGGCGGCGGGAGCGGCGCATATTCGCGTTACCTTTAAAGTAGACGCTGATGGTTTACTAAGCGTATCAGCCATGGAAAAATCAACCGGCGTTCAAGCAGAAATACAAGTAAAACCGTCGTTTGGTTTGTCTGACGACCAAGTTGCTAATATGCTTAAAGAGTCGATGAGTAACGCTAAAGGCGACATGCAAGCGCGTATGCTTAAAGAGCAACAAGTTGAAGCGCTTCGTGTAATAGAAGCAATGGAAGCCTCTTTAGCAGCTGATGGCGATTTACTTGAGCCTGAGCAACTAGCGGCGCTAAAAGTGGAAATAAACGAACTTGCAAAAGTACGCGAGAGTGCACAAGAGCCAAGCGAAATTAAAGCAGCCATTGAAAAAATGGACAATGCGAGTAGTGATTTTGCCGCGCGTAGAATGGATGCATCAATTAAAAAAGCCTTAACAGGCCAGTCAGTAGACAATATATAA
- a CDS encoding mechanosensitive ion channel family protein, protein MDSILNWLNENSGLILHYGIQAVIALVIFLLGGRIAKFCANLTAKAFDKKKVDVAVSSFVSSIVYAIVFAATILMALSQIGIETTSFIAILGAAGLAVGLALQGSLSNFASGVLIILLRPFKSGDYVEAGGKAGTIKKIEIFSTEMRTPDNKVIVMPNSKIMSDAIINYSREATRRVDLVIGVGYDADLRKAKEVLKSVLDNESRILKDPAYNVSVSELADSSVNFIVRPWVNSEDYWPTYWSLMENIKIALDDADITIPFPQMDVHLHKQD, encoded by the coding sequence ATGGATTCAATACTCAATTGGCTGAATGAAAATTCAGGCTTAATTTTACACTATGGTATTCAAGCAGTTATAGCGCTTGTTATATTTTTACTCGGTGGCCGAATTGCCAAGTTTTGTGCAAATTTAACCGCTAAAGCATTCGACAAGAAGAAAGTAGATGTAGCGGTTTCATCGTTTGTATCTAGTATTGTGTATGCCATTGTGTTTGCAGCCACTATTTTAATGGCGCTATCACAAATCGGTATCGAAACCACGTCATTCATTGCTATTTTAGGTGCTGCAGGTTTAGCGGTTGGCTTAGCACTGCAAGGGTCGTTATCTAACTTTGCATCTGGTGTGCTAATTATTTTACTACGCCCATTTAAGTCAGGTGACTACGTTGAAGCTGGCGGTAAAGCCGGTACGATTAAAAAAATCGAAATATTTTCAACAGAAATGCGCACTCCTGACAACAAAGTTATTGTAATGCCGAATTCAAAAATAATGTCAGATGCAATTATTAACTACTCGCGCGAAGCAACGCGTCGCGTTGATCTTGTGATTGGTGTTGGCTACGACGCCGATTTACGTAAAGCAAAAGAAGTACTTAAATCAGTACTAGATAACGAATCACGCATTTTAAAAGATCCTGCATACAACGTATCGGTTTCTGAACTTGCCGATTCAAGCGTTAACTTTATCGTACGCCCGTGGGTTAACTCAGAAGATTACTGGCCAACATACTGGTCGTTAATGGAAAATATTAAAATAGCGTTAGACGACGCCGATATTACTATTCCATTCCCACAAATGGATGTGCATTTGCACAAGCAAGACTAA
- a CDS encoding methyl-accepting chemotaxis protein, with product MSRRNQATVDQEVSFGIDEELVSTTDLRGVITYANDSFCKVSGYTINELKGKNHNMVRHPDMPPAAFGDMWSNLKSDTAWRGAVKNRCKDGRYYWVDAFVTPIYENGKKVGYQSVRQQLLPEYKNRAEKLYQRLNNGQSIVPLSEKLAAFKLPLFIGCAALIAWLTSYMFWLCLLFVPLPFVIFYEELIRSQSKIKKNKAGPDSVSRHIYSGSDSLSYSDFQIKLLEGKVTTIVGRIIDGTLSLSKGADSLKACAEAAQAGVEKEASELHQVSSAVEEMVHSIDEVAKNTLVTNQRVQQAHQDCESATQAMSGTMREVSLLANEVDNSASSASGLATEAEKIGGIMQEIQGIADQTNLLALNAAIEAARAGEHGRGFSVVADEVRALSSRTHTATEQIQVSISEMQSTLLNWSKTMEAGKNAAESCVKETRNSQDIVSKVYAAITDISDLATQISTAAEEQSMVSQEISRNISNISSASSENLAQAHSVGIESDAIEKHSKALASLGLSFKVG from the coding sequence ATGAGTAGAAGAAATCAAGCAACGGTAGACCAGGAAGTTTCGTTTGGCATTGACGAAGAGTTAGTTTCTACAACAGATTTACGAGGGGTTATCACCTATGCAAATGATAGCTTTTGTAAAGTTTCAGGGTATACCATTAATGAGTTAAAAGGGAAAAACCATAACATGGTTCGCCACCCAGACATGCCACCTGCGGCATTTGGTGATATGTGGTCTAATTTAAAAAGCGATACCGCATGGCGAGGAGCTGTAAAAAATAGGTGTAAAGATGGGCGTTATTACTGGGTTGATGCATTTGTTACCCCTATTTATGAAAACGGTAAAAAAGTAGGTTATCAATCAGTTCGCCAACAACTCCTTCCAGAATATAAAAACCGCGCAGAAAAGCTTTACCAACGTTTAAACAACGGTCAATCAATTGTCCCTTTAAGTGAAAAATTAGCCGCATTTAAACTTCCTCTATTTATTGGCTGTGCAGCTTTAATTGCTTGGCTAACAAGTTATATGTTCTGGTTATGTTTGCTGTTTGTTCCTCTGCCTTTTGTTATTTTTTATGAAGAGTTAATTCGTTCGCAAAGCAAAATTAAAAAAAACAAAGCAGGTCCAGATAGCGTATCTCGGCATATTTATTCTGGTAGCGACAGCCTCAGCTATAGTGATTTTCAGATTAAATTACTTGAGGGTAAAGTAACGACCATTGTTGGCCGTATTATTGATGGTACTTTAAGCCTGAGTAAAGGTGCTGACTCTCTTAAAGCTTGTGCTGAAGCTGCGCAGGCCGGTGTTGAAAAAGAAGCATCAGAATTACATCAAGTGTCGTCAGCGGTTGAAGAAATGGTACATTCAATTGATGAGGTTGCTAAAAATACCTTAGTAACTAACCAACGAGTGCAACAAGCTCACCAAGACTGCGAAAGCGCAACGCAAGCAATGTCAGGCACCATGCGTGAAGTATCGTTACTCGCCAACGAGGTGGATAACTCGGCAAGTTCAGCGAGCGGGCTAGCAACAGAGGCTGAAAAAATTGGTGGCATAATGCAAGAGATACAAGGGATTGCCGATCAAACAAATTTACTTGCACTTAATGCGGCTATAGAAGCTGCGCGTGCCGGTGAGCATGGTAGAGGATTCTCGGTTGTTGCTGATGAAGTGCGTGCGCTTTCAAGCAGAACGCATACCGCTACAGAGCAAATTCAAGTTTCTATATCTGAAATGCAGTCTACGTTACTCAACTGGTCAAAAACAATGGAAGCTGGTAAGAATGCGGCAGAGAGCTGTGTTAAAGAAACCCGCAATAGCCAAGATATCGTCTCAAAAGTATATGCTGCAATTACTGATATTTCTGATTTAGCAACGCAAATATCAACCGCTGCGGAAGAGCAAAGCATGGTATCGCAAGAAATTAGCCGTAATATTTCAAATATTAGTAGTGCGTCTTCAGAAAACTTAGCCCAAGCGCACAGTGTAGGTATAGAGTCTGATGCGATTGAAAAACACTCTAAAGCATTAGCGTCACTAGGTCTTTCATTTAAAGTAGGTTAA
- a CDS encoding SLBB domain-containing protein, with translation MNVIKYLLSTFVLICSFSTLAFAPTAAQLEQFQKLPKSQQQALAKQYGVDISSLEGAGSTNGKNNEQDKPTVGERNTTDERAFTDEERFKPEDKSVKPFGYDLFAGEPTTFMPNESAPVPDTYLVGRGDQLLINFYGKESESFEVIVDREGRINIPDLSPVQVAGLTFAEVKELIKVKVEQEVIGVKAFVSLGKLRSIRILVLGEAYKPGSYSVSSLTTVSHALFVSGGVSDIASLRNIQVKRGGKLVANFDLYDLLIRGDSSNDIILKPGDVVFIPSVGEQVTVDGLVKRPAIFELKKGETAEHLLKMAGGIKPNAYAKSVVVERFNNQHKEVLSVDFGKEQVNYIPQDGDRIHFSAIGEQYQTSISLIGAVVRPGNYQWYKGKRISDILGSVRGDLLPQADLDYALVVRETNVNGDIEIHQFDLAKAITKNTENNLQLSPNDKIIVFSRFEEKTLEDIALANLALTKEQQEQQRKAELWHEYQQKEFEKYVGVITEESEPEEENPNLSMAQMLEKKLKEQEEDAKSFALFSRHNLLKPVIAKLEQQAGVLQAMQIVEITGSVMYPGIYPLMEGGEVKDLITAAGGLLESAYTQQAEVTRIATNDVSNIEHIKFDLKSAMQGKTASNISLQSKDSVNIFAIPNWQENLKVELKGELKFPGTYTIRRGETLSNLLKRAGGFSEFAATNAAVFTRQSIKEQEQQQLARLSTELRRDIASKSFQSSVSSNTLTYDEMNKLLKDLANVDAVGRLVIDLPLIVNNEQNLVLQDGDVLYVPSERDSISVIGEVNYSTSHLYKAGISVDEYIDLSGGLKERAADDRIYIIKANGSVKIPNTGNWFAVNNSNQLEPGDTIVVPLDAGHMDKLTLWSTATQILYQLGVAVAAISGI, from the coding sequence GTGAACGTTATTAAATATTTATTAAGTACTTTTGTACTTATATGTAGCTTTAGCACATTAGCATTTGCGCCAACAGCCGCTCAACTAGAGCAGTTTCAAAAATTACCTAAGTCACAACAACAGGCTCTGGCAAAGCAGTATGGCGTGGATATTTCAAGCCTTGAAGGTGCTGGTAGCACTAATGGCAAAAATAACGAACAAGACAAGCCCACAGTAGGTGAGCGTAATACCACCGACGAACGAGCTTTTACAGATGAAGAGCGATTCAAGCCAGAAGATAAATCAGTAAAGCCATTCGGTTATGACCTATTTGCAGGCGAACCAACCACATTTATGCCTAATGAAAGCGCTCCCGTTCCTGATACGTATTTAGTAGGGCGTGGCGATCAGCTATTAATTAACTTTTACGGTAAAGAAAGTGAAAGCTTTGAAGTGATTGTTGACCGTGAAGGCCGCATTAATATTCCCGATTTAAGCCCTGTACAAGTAGCGGGTTTAACGTTCGCTGAAGTTAAAGAACTAATTAAAGTAAAAGTAGAGCAAGAAGTTATTGGTGTTAAAGCGTTTGTATCGCTTGGCAAACTTCGCAGTATTCGTATTTTGGTTTTAGGTGAGGCTTACAAGCCCGGTAGTTATAGTGTGTCGTCGCTAACTACTGTTTCACATGCATTATTTGTAAGTGGTGGCGTGTCTGATATTGCCTCACTGCGTAATATTCAAGTAAAGCGCGGTGGTAAACTTGTTGCTAATTTTGACCTATACGATTTACTTATTCGTGGTGATAGCAGCAACGATATTATTTTAAAGCCTGGCGATGTGGTGTTTATTCCATCGGTAGGAGAGCAAGTAACAGTTGACGGTTTAGTAAAGCGTCCTGCTATTTTTGAGCTTAAAAAAGGTGAAACGGCAGAGCATTTATTAAAAATGGCCGGCGGTATTAAACCTAATGCTTATGCCAAAAGTGTGGTTGTTGAGCGCTTTAATAATCAACACAAAGAAGTGCTTTCAGTAGATTTTGGCAAAGAGCAAGTTAACTACATTCCACAAGATGGCGATCGGATTCACTTTAGCGCCATTGGCGAACAATACCAAACTTCAATTAGTTTAATTGGTGCCGTAGTACGACCTGGTAATTACCAGTGGTACAAGGGTAAACGCATTTCAGATATTTTAGGCTCTGTGCGTGGTGATTTATTACCACAGGCCGATTTAGATTATGCATTAGTAGTGCGTGAAACCAACGTAAATGGTGATATTGAGATTCATCAATTCGATTTAGCAAAAGCCATTACAAAAAATACTGAGAACAACTTGCAACTTAGCCCTAACGATAAAATTATTGTATTCAGTCGTTTTGAAGAAAAAACTTTAGAAGATATAGCGCTTGCAAATTTAGCGTTAACTAAAGAGCAGCAAGAACAGCAACGCAAAGCAGAACTATGGCATGAATACCAACAAAAAGAGTTTGAAAAATACGTTGGTGTAATAACTGAAGAGTCAGAGCCAGAAGAAGAAAACCCAAATTTAAGTATGGCTCAAATGCTTGAGAAAAAGCTAAAAGAACAAGAAGAGGATGCTAAAAGCTTTGCACTATTTAGCCGACATAATTTACTTAAGCCTGTAATTGCTAAGTTAGAGCAGCAGGCCGGTGTACTGCAGGCTATGCAGATTGTTGAAATTACTGGCAGTGTAATGTACCCAGGTATTTACCCGTTAATGGAAGGCGGTGAAGTAAAAGACTTAATTACTGCCGCAGGCGGCTTGTTAGAGTCGGCTTACACACAACAAGCAGAAGTAACAAGAATTGCCACTAATGATGTATCAAATATTGAGCATATTAAGTTTGACCTTAAAAGCGCCATGCAAGGTAAAACAGCATCTAATATTTCATTACAAAGTAAAGACAGCGTAAATATATTTGCTATACCAAATTGGCAAGAAAACTTAAAAGTAGAGCTAAAGGGTGAGCTTAAATTTCCGGGCACCTATACTATTCGCCGCGGTGAAACCTTAAGTAACTTATTAAAGCGCGCCGGTGGCTTTTCTGAGTTTGCTGCAACCAATGCCGCTGTATTTACTCGCCAATCAATTAAAGAGCAAGAGCAACAACAGCTAGCGCGTTTATCTACCGAACTTCGTCGAGATATAGCATCTAAAAGCTTTCAAAGTTCAGTAAGTAGCAACACACTTACTTACGATGAAATGAATAAGCTTTTGAAGGACCTTGCTAACGTTGATGCCGTAGGCCGTTTAGTTATAGATTTACCGCTTATTGTTAACAATGAGCAAAACCTAGTACTGCAAGATGGCGATGTACTTTATGTGCCTAGTGAACGCGACTCAATCAGTGTAATAGGTGAGGTTAATTACTCTACCTCGCATCTATATAAAGCAGGCATAAGCGTAGACGAATACATAGACCTAAGCGGTGGTTTAAAAGAGCGCGCAGCGGATGATCGTATTTATATTATAAAAGCCAACGGCTCAGTAAAAATACCAAATACCGGCAACTGGTTTGCAGTTAATAACTCAAACCAACTTGAACCTGGCGATACCATTGTTGTCCCACTAGATGCAGGCCATATGGATAAGCTAACGCTTTGGAGCACCGCAACACAGATTCTATATCAATTAGGTGTAGCAGTAGCAGCCATAAGTGGTATTTAA